The Candidatus Polarisedimenticolaceae bacterium genome window below encodes:
- a CDS encoding cytochrome c, translating into MRRLLTSSLIVALVVLGCGLAFAAEDGKALYDSKCALCHGKDGVAKPAAKGSKNFNDPAFQSEMSADAIAKMTTDGKNKMPAFKSKLSPEQIQAIAAHVKTLGPAK; encoded by the coding sequence ATGCGCCGTTTGCTGACCAGTTCGCTGATCGTCGCTCTCGTCGTCCTCGGTTGTGGGCTCGCCTTCGCGGCCGAGGACGGGAAGGCCCTCTACGACTCGAAGTGCGCCCTCTGCCACGGGAAAGACGGCGTGGCCAAGCCGGCCGCGAAGGGCTCGAAGAACTTCAACGACCCCGCGTTCCAGTCGGAGATGTCGGCGGATGCGATCGCCAAGATGACCACGGACGGCAAGAACAAGATGCCGGCGTTCAAGAGCAAGCTGTCGCCCGAGCAGATCCAGGCGATCGCCGCGCACGTCAAGACTCTCGGCCCCGCGAAGTGA
- the hemN gene encoding oxygen-independent coproporphyrinogen III oxidase, producing MALLERYDRPGPRYTSYPTAVEFHEGVDDAVYRSKLEEADKDADAPLSLYAHLPFCEARCFFCGCNVVITRHRDVAARYLGALDREIDLLAAALPRRRRVSQMHWGGGTPTYFEAEQMETTFRHLAGVFAFDPDAEIGVEVDPRVTTPRHLESLRRLGFNRLSLGVQDFDHEVQAAVNRVQSYDQTRDCIELGRKLGFQSINVDLIYGLPYQRVDTFETTLERVIGLRPGRVAVYSFAFVPWIRAHMKHLPQEAMPAPETKLALLRAAARAFTSAGYLQIGMDHFALPDDDMGKAALARTLHRNFMGYSTQAGRDMVALGVSGIGDVKGALVQNVKTLTGYYQALEAGRFPIERGYVLDDDDRIRRYAITELMCRLRLEFGEVARQFGVDPRAYFARELAELSGPGSPAEDGLVTLEADAIDVTELGRQFVRNVCMIFDRHHRARGTGGAPVFSRTV from the coding sequence ATGGCACTGCTCGAGCGGTACGATCGCCCCGGGCCGCGCTATACGTCCTATCCGACCGCCGTCGAGTTCCACGAGGGGGTCGACGACGCCGTCTACCGGTCGAAGCTCGAGGAGGCCGACAAAGACGCGGACGCCCCGCTCTCGCTCTACGCGCACCTCCCCTTCTGCGAGGCCCGCTGCTTCTTCTGCGGGTGCAACGTGGTCATCACCCGGCACCGCGACGTGGCGGCGCGTTACCTGGGCGCGCTCGATCGCGAAATCGATCTCCTCGCCGCGGCGCTGCCGCGGCGCCGGCGCGTCTCGCAGATGCACTGGGGAGGCGGCACGCCGACGTACTTCGAGGCGGAGCAGATGGAGACGACGTTCCGCCATCTTGCCGGCGTCTTCGCCTTCGACCCCGACGCCGAGATCGGTGTCGAGGTCGATCCCCGCGTGACGACGCCGCGCCACCTCGAAAGCCTCCGGCGACTCGGCTTCAACCGTCTGTCGCTCGGCGTTCAGGATTTCGACCACGAGGTCCAGGCCGCCGTCAATCGGGTGCAGAGCTACGATCAGACGCGCGACTGCATCGAGCTCGGCCGCAAGCTCGGATTCCAATCGATCAACGTCGATCTCATTTACGGGCTCCCGTACCAGCGCGTCGACACCTTCGAGACGACGCTCGAGCGGGTCATCGGCCTCCGGCCGGGGCGGGTCGCGGTCTACTCGTTCGCCTTCGTGCCTTGGATACGCGCGCACATGAAGCACCTTCCCCAGGAGGCGATGCCGGCGCCCGAGACGAAGCTCGCGCTTCTCCGCGCGGCGGCGCGCGCATTCACCTCCGCCGGTTACCTCCAGATCGGGATGGACCACTTCGCGCTGCCCGACGACGACATGGGCAAGGCCGCGCTCGCCCGCACGCTGCACCGCAACTTCATGGGCTACAGCACGCAGGCGGGGCGCGACATGGTCGCGCTCGGCGTCTCGGGAATCGGCGACGTCAAGGGCGCGCTCGTCCAGAACGTGAAGACCCTCACGGGCTACTACCAGGCGCTCGAGGCCGGGAGGTTCCCGATCGAGCGCGGCTACGTCTTGGACGACGACGACCGGATCCGCCGCTACGCGATCACCGAGCTCATGTGCCGCCTAAGGCTCGAGTTCGGGGAGGTCGCCCGGCAATTCGGGGTTGATCCTCGCGCCTACTTCGCGCGCGAGCTCGCCGAGCTGTCCGGTCCCGGCTCGCCGGCCGAGGACGGCCTGGTCACGCTCGAGGCCGATGCGATCGACGTCACCGAGTTGGGGCGGCAGTTCGTGCGGAACGTCTGCATGATCTTCGACCGGCATCACCGTGCGCGCGGGACCGGCGGGGCGCCGGTCTTCAGCCGCACGGTATGA
- the infC gene encoding translation initiation factor IF-3 gives MNHQIRLSPVRLIGALGEQVGVVPIEEARRIAEEAGLDLVEVAAEARPIVVRIMDYGKHRFETAKKARDARKKETRIVVKQLKLRPAIDEHDLETKLSHAKRFLAEGDKVRVTIMFRGRDLRRPENGRKVLDKVIEILNDLATVESAPGEIINRDMSMTLAPRKH, from the coding sequence GTGAATCATCAGATCCGCTTGAGTCCCGTTCGTCTCATCGGCGCCCTAGGTGAACAAGTCGGCGTCGTCCCCATCGAAGAAGCCAGGCGTATCGCGGAGGAGGCCGGCCTCGATCTCGTCGAGGTCGCCGCGGAAGCGCGTCCGATCGTCGTCCGCATCATGGACTACGGGAAGCACCGGTTCGAGACCGCGAAGAAGGCCAGGGATGCGCGCAAGAAGGAGACGCGCATCGTGGTCAAGCAGCTCAAGCTGCGCCCCGCCATCGACGAGCACGACCTGGAGACGAAGCTCTCCCATGCCAAGCGGTTCCTCGCCGAGGGGGACAAGGTCCGCGTCACGATCATGTTCCGCGGGCGCGACCTCAGGCGCCCCGAAAATGGACGCAAGGTCTTGGACAAGGTCATCGAGATCCTGAACGACCTCGCGACCGTCGAGTCGGCGCCCGGAGAGATCATCAATCGCGACATGAGCATGACCCTCGCTCCTCGCAAGCATTGA
- a CDS encoding universal stress protein codes for MLPFHRILVTTDFSDTSLTAIPAAVELASHFDAEIVLVHILPVDAPTPWDIPPYADFGLASSPLPEYERQVRDEVERRLAQVAAQNAPNGVKLRAVVGRGDPAAEVGRIAQTEKIDLIVLATHGWTGWRHLVFGSVAEKILREAPCPVLSVRKSPPVA; via the coding sequence ATGCTCCCATTTCACCGGATACTGGTGACAACCGACTTCAGCGACACCTCGCTGACGGCGATCCCCGCGGCGGTGGAGCTGGCCTCGCACTTCGATGCCGAGATCGTCCTCGTCCACATCCTGCCGGTGGACGCTCCGACTCCCTGGGACATTCCGCCGTATGCCGACTTCGGTTTGGCATCATCGCCGCTTCCCGAGTACGAGCGGCAGGTCCGCGATGAGGTCGAGCGGCGCCTCGCCCAGGTCGCCGCGCAGAACGCTCCCAACGGCGTCAAGCTGCGCGCCGTCGTTGGCCGAGGCGACCCCGCCGCCGAGGTCGGCCGGATCGCGCAGACGGAGAAGATCGATCTCATCGTGCTCGCGACTCACGGATGGACGGGCTGGCGCCACCTCGTGTTCGGATCGGTCGCCGAGAAGATCCTTCGCGAGGCGCCCTGTCCCGTCCTCTCGGTGCGAAAGTCGCCACCCGTCGCGTAA
- a CDS encoding pitrilysin family protein, with amino-acid sequence MKTVLLPSRATPFVSFRFLFETGSIDDPRGREGTAALAGAALAEGGTRKLSYEQLLEALYPMAAGIGVQVDREVTVVQGTVHADHLDRYYDLVRQVLIEPRFDLKEVSRLKDDQENALVAGLRATDDEGLGKEALMAMMYAGHPYGRPVEGTVAGLQAIGRDEVVAFRDAHLTQDRLTVGLAGRFPDAFADRVLADLAGLPTNGAVRPALPAPKKASGMEALVVTKPARAWAISLGHPIAVTRADDDFYPLFVANSYFGEHRTFNGVLMNAMRSLRGLNYGDYSYVEAFVQDGGSTFPLPNVGRRQQAFTIWIRPVAPAHAHFATRQAVRELRRLIESGLTRAAFEETREFLGHYDKLWVQTPSRRLGYAMDGAFYGTGSLPEELGRRLPSMTVDDVNAAIRRHLSAENLHLAVVADPDGAGPFVEALGANAPSPIVYETETRPEVVIEDRSIAVEKLDTDPRRCRVVPADTMFEV; translated from the coding sequence GTGAAGACCGTCCTCCTTCCGTCCCGGGCGACGCCGTTCGTCTCGTTCCGTTTCCTCTTCGAGACGGGGTCGATCGACGATCCGCGCGGCCGCGAGGGGACCGCCGCCCTCGCCGGCGCCGCGCTCGCCGAGGGGGGGACGCGGAAGCTCTCCTACGAACAGCTCCTCGAAGCGCTCTACCCGATGGCGGCCGGAATCGGCGTCCAGGTCGATCGCGAGGTGACCGTGGTCCAGGGCACCGTCCACGCGGACCATCTCGACCGGTACTACGACCTCGTCCGCCAGGTGCTCATCGAGCCGCGGTTCGACCTGAAGGAGGTCTCCCGCCTCAAGGACGACCAGGAGAACGCGCTCGTCGCCGGGCTCCGGGCGACCGACGACGAGGGGCTCGGCAAGGAAGCGTTGATGGCGATGATGTACGCGGGCCATCCCTATGGACGGCCCGTCGAGGGGACGGTCGCCGGTCTCCAGGCGATCGGCCGTGACGAGGTCGTCGCGTTCCGTGACGCGCATCTCACGCAAGACCGCCTGACGGTGGGCCTCGCTGGGCGCTTCCCCGATGCGTTCGCCGATCGCGTCCTCGCCGATCTCGCCGGGCTTCCGACGAACGGAGCGGTGCGGCCCGCGCTCCCGGCGCCCAAGAAGGCGTCAGGGATGGAGGCGCTCGTCGTCACGAAGCCGGCTCGCGCGTGGGCGATCTCGCTCGGCCATCCGATCGCCGTGACGCGGGCCGACGACGACTTCTACCCGTTGTTCGTCGCGAACTCCTACTTCGGAGAGCACCGGACGTTCAACGGCGTGCTCATGAACGCGATGCGGAGCCTCCGCGGCCTCAACTACGGCGACTACAGCTACGTCGAGGCGTTCGTCCAGGACGGTGGGTCGACCTTTCCGCTCCCCAACGTCGGGCGGCGTCAACAGGCGTTCACGATCTGGATCCGTCCGGTGGCCCCGGCGCACGCGCACTTCGCGACCCGGCAGGCGGTCCGCGAGCTGCGGCGCCTCATCGAATCGGGGCTCACGCGTGCGGCCTTCGAGGAAACGCGCGAGTTCCTCGGCCATTACGACAAGCTCTGGGTCCAGACGCCGTCGCGACGTCTCGGGTACGCGATGGACGGAGCGTTCTACGGGACGGGCTCGCTTCCCGAGGAGCTCGGACGCCGCCTTCCCTCGATGACGGTCGACGACGTCAACGCCGCGATCCGCCGCCATCTGTCGGCCGAGAACCTCCACCTCGCGGTCGTCGCCGACCCCGACGGCGCGGGCCCGTTCGTCGAGGCGCTCGGGGCCAACGCACCCTCGCCGATCGTGTACGAGACCGAGACGCGTCCCGAGGTCGTCATCGAGGACCGCTCCATCGCTGTGGAGAAACTCGACACCGATCCGCGCCGCTGCCGCGTCGTTCCGGCCGACACGATGTTCGAGGTCTGA
- the hemG gene encoding protoporphyrinogen oxidase: MTSRRVAVVGAGITGLTLGYRLRERGLSPVVLESAAEVGGHVKTIVEDGFVVEGGPNGFLDREPAVPRLVADVGLTASLVDASPESARRFILDGGKLWQVPQSPGTLLRFGAMSLAGRLRVVLEPFARRARSGQEETVFDFARRRIGREGAEVLVDTAVSGISAGDSRRLSAPAQFPLMIEMEREHGSLLRAMIARRRRGVGAPKLKSFDGGMHVLVDGLAKTLGGAIRVSAGVASLTRDGSTWRLALASGETVEADVLALACGAAPAARILRPFDPSLAAALDRIEAAPVAVSAFAFPQEAVKRPLDGYGYLVTRAAGLATLGVLWESSLFPGRAPAGTALLRVMMGGSRAPEVAALDAAAAESQALAEMRDILGLTGEPSRRWRFPERGAIAQYTLGHVGRVGEIRALAARHPGLVLCGTSYDGVSFGAAVASAEKTAEMLRGQ, from the coding sequence ATGACGTCGCGGCGCGTCGCCGTCGTCGGCGCCGGGATCACGGGGCTCACACTCGGCTACCGCCTCCGCGAGCGCGGCCTGTCGCCCGTCGTGCTCGAGTCGGCGGCGGAGGTCGGCGGCCACGTCAAGACGATCGTCGAGGACGGCTTCGTCGTCGAAGGCGGCCCCAACGGCTTCCTCGATCGCGAGCCCGCGGTCCCCCGCCTCGTCGCCGACGTGGGCCTCACCGCGAGTCTCGTCGACGCGAGCCCCGAGTCGGCGCGCCGGTTCATCCTGGACGGCGGCAAGCTCTGGCAGGTCCCGCAGTCTCCGGGCACGCTCCTGCGCTTCGGCGCGATGAGCCTCGCCGGCCGCCTGCGCGTAGTACTCGAGCCGTTCGCGCGCCGTGCGCGAAGCGGGCAGGAGGAGACGGTCTTCGACTTCGCGCGCCGGCGGATTGGCCGCGAGGGCGCGGAGGTGCTGGTCGATACCGCCGTGTCGGGTATCTCGGCGGGCGACAGCCGGCGCCTCTCCGCACCGGCGCAGTTTCCGCTCATGATCGAGATGGAGCGCGAGCACGGCAGCCTGCTGCGCGCGATGATCGCGCGGCGCCGCCGCGGCGTCGGCGCTCCCAAGCTCAAGAGCTTCGACGGCGGGATGCATGTCCTCGTCGACGGCCTCGCCAAGACGCTCGGCGGCGCCATCCGCGTGAGCGCGGGGGTGGCATCGCTCACGCGTGACGGCTCGACCTGGCGCCTGGCGCTCGCCTCCGGAGAGACCGTCGAGGCGGACGTTCTCGCCCTCGCCTGCGGCGCCGCGCCGGCCGCACGCATCCTCCGGCCGTTCGATCCCTCGCTCGCCGCGGCCCTCGATCGGATCGAGGCCGCTCCCGTCGCCGTGTCGGCGTTCGCGTTCCCGCAGGAGGCCGTGAAGCGCCCGCTCGACGGCTACGGCTACCTCGTCACGCGAGCCGCCGGCCTCGCGACGCTCGGCGTGCTCTGGGAGTCGTCGCTCTTCCCGGGGCGTGCGCCGGCGGGAACCGCGCTCCTCCGGGTCATGATGGGCGGCTCGAGAGCGCCGGAGGTCGCGGCTCTCGATGCCGCGGCGGCCGAGTCGCAAGCGCTCGCGGAGATGCGCGACATCCTCGGTCTCACCGGCGAGCCGAGCCGTCGATGGCGATTCCCGGAGCGCGGCGCAATCGCCCAGTACACGCTCGGCCACGTCGGTCGCGTCGGCGAGATCCGCGCGCTCGCGGCACGCCATCCTGGTCTCGTTCTCTGCGGCACGTCGTACGACGGTGTGTCGTTCGGCGCCGCCGTCGCGTCGGCGGAGAAAACCGCAGAGATGCTCAGGGGACAGTAA
- a CDS encoding c-type cytochrome, translating to MTGSARALIVVLAIAVAAEAACLAFVFRKRAWLENVADRPVQRGEALARQMGCFGCHGPGGASPIPNPGAKGGEVPGWVGGTWMMYCRDPSDLKSWILDGHPVGRAPDSGALIAMPAYRSRLTSRETGDLLAFVLSASQCDAIDDATAAAGHETAYRLGCFGCHGPEGRGLVLNPGSFKGFIPPWDGEDYADLVRDDAEFAQWVRTGMSDRFRANPAARAFLSAQAIKMPGFEDRIKDDEMKQLAAYVTWIRAHPR from the coding sequence GTGACCGGTTCGGCACGCGCCCTCATCGTCGTTCTCGCCATCGCCGTCGCCGCCGAGGCGGCGTGTCTCGCCTTCGTGTTCCGCAAGCGGGCGTGGCTAGAGAACGTCGCGGACCGCCCGGTCCAGCGGGGCGAGGCGTTGGCCCGGCAGATGGGCTGCTTCGGGTGCCACGGGCCGGGGGGCGCCTCGCCGATCCCCAACCCCGGAGCCAAAGGGGGCGAGGTCCCGGGGTGGGTCGGCGGCACGTGGATGATGTACTGCCGTGACCCGTCCGACCTGAAGAGCTGGATCCTCGACGGCCATCCCGTCGGTCGCGCGCCTGATTCCGGCGCGCTCATCGCGATGCCGGCCTATCGCAGCCGCCTCACGTCGCGTGAGACGGGCGACCTGCTCGCCTTCGTCCTCTCGGCCTCGCAGTGCGACGCGATCGACGACGCGACGGCGGCTGCGGGGCACGAGACGGCGTACCGTCTCGGTTGCTTCGGCTGCCACGGCCCCGAGGGGCGCGGCCTCGTTCTGAACCCGGGCTCGTTCAAGGGGTTCATCCCGCCGTGGGACGGCGAGGACTACGCCGACCTGGTGCGCGACGACGCCGAGTTCGCACAGTGGGTGCGAACGGGGATGAGCGACCGCTTCCGTGCGAACCCCGCGGCGCGCGCGTTCCTCTCCGCCCAGGCGATCAAGATGCCCGGCTTCGAGGACCGGATCAAGGACGACGAGATGAAGCAGCTCGCGGCGTACGTGACCTGGATCCGGGCGCACCCGCGATGA
- a CDS encoding GntR family transcriptional regulator, giving the protein MGESTASKRISQGTEKVREHLLTSLHLGRLKPGDRVMSVRRLAGLTGLNRKTIHRAYQALEHEGFLTVRPGAGTYVAADETSRSTDELVRSVNRCRGEAHALGLSPTAYADFVQATLNGGLQGLPLAVVECNREQIEMIAHDLRVGLGVNPRPVLLADLLANPAGATAGAWSVVTTDCHRAEVEAAVRAVGLSVHRVALDAEFPQAILRWAKSRGVVIAVRDERFGEVFLRFLRQLGATDDVIQRISIVPLPRLRVALREVGENAVVLVSPLIEREAETRIPAGARRATAQWRLADGTLDGLRATLAFELAQRRKGHA; this is encoded by the coding sequence ATGGGAGAGTCGACGGCGTCGAAACGCATCAGCCAAGGCACGGAGAAGGTCCGCGAGCATCTTCTGACCTCCCTGCATCTTGGCCGGCTGAAGCCGGGAGACCGCGTGATGTCCGTCCGGCGGCTGGCTGGGCTGACCGGCCTCAATCGGAAGACGATCCACAGGGCGTACCAAGCGCTCGAGCACGAGGGGTTCCTCACCGTTCGGCCGGGGGCCGGCACCTACGTCGCCGCCGACGAGACGTCGCGCTCCACCGACGAGCTCGTTCGCTCGGTGAACCGCTGCCGGGGCGAGGCACACGCGCTCGGCCTCTCGCCGACGGCTTACGCCGACTTCGTCCAAGCGACGCTCAACGGCGGCCTCCAGGGCCTGCCCCTCGCCGTCGTCGAATGCAATCGCGAGCAGATCGAGATGATCGCCCACGACCTGCGCGTCGGTCTCGGGGTCAATCCGCGCCCGGTGCTCCTCGCCGACCTCCTCGCGAATCCGGCCGGTGCCACCGCGGGCGCATGGAGCGTCGTCACGACCGACTGCCACCGCGCCGAGGTCGAGGCCGCCGTCCGTGCGGTCGGCCTCTCGGTCCACCGCGTCGCGCTCGACGCCGAGTTCCCGCAAGCGATCCTCCGGTGGGCGAAGTCGCGCGGCGTCGTCATCGCCGTGCGCGACGAGCGTTTCGGCGAGGTCTTCCTCCGGTTCCTGCGCCAGCTCGGCGCGACGGACGACGTGATCCAGCGCATCAGCATCGTGCCGCTGCCGCGCCTCCGCGTCGCCCTCCGCGAGGTTGGCGAGAACGCGGTCGTCCTCGTGTCGCCGCTCATCGAGCGTGAGGCCGAGACGCGCATCCCCGCCGGCGCGCGGCGCGCCACCGCGCAATGGCGCCTGGCCGACGGCACCCTGGACGGCCTGCGCGCGACGCTCGCCTTCGAGCTCGCGCAGCGCCGCAAGGGCCACGCATAA
- a CDS encoding cytochrome c, translating into MRRVRTISILMILGLVLATGVAFAAEDGKALYEQKCASCHGKDGVAKPMAKGSANLNDPNYQKTATVESIAKVTMDGKNKMPAYKDKLNADQINAIAAHVKTLK; encoded by the coding sequence ATGCGTCGCGTCAGAACGATCTCGATCCTCATGATCCTCGGCCTCGTCCTCGCCACCGGAGTCGCGTTCGCCGCGGAGGACGGCAAGGCGTTGTACGAGCAAAAGTGCGCGTCGTGCCACGGTAAGGACGGAGTCGCCAAGCCGATGGCGAAGGGGTCGGCCAACTTGAACGATCCGAACTACCAAAAGACCGCCACGGTCGAGTCGATCGCCAAGGTGACGATGGACGGCAAGAACAAGATGCCCGCCTACAAGGACAAGCTGAACGCCGACCAAATCAACGCCATCGCCGCGCACGTCAAAACGCTGAAGTAG
- the queF gene encoding preQ(1) synthase yields MPTEPRKCLETFPNPEPSRDYTIEFTCPEFTCVCPKTGQPDFATFTIRYVPDRLCVELKSLKLYLWSFRDEGHFHEAVTNRILSDLVAAVQPRKMEIAGDFNVRGGIHTVVRASHP; encoded by the coding sequence ATGCCGACCGAGCCGCGGAAGTGCCTCGAGACATTCCCTAACCCGGAGCCGTCGCGGGACTACACGATCGAGTTCACATGTCCGGAATTCACCTGCGTCTGCCCGAAGACCGGGCAGCCCGATTTCGCGACGTTCACGATCCGTTACGTTCCCGACCGGCTGTGCGTCGAGCTGAAGTCCTTGAAGCTCTACCTGTGGTCGTTTCGCGACGAGGGGCATTTCCACGAGGCGGTGACGAACCGGATCCTGAGCGATCTCGTTGCGGCGGTGCAACCTCGGAAGATGGAGATCGCGGGCGACTTCAACGTGCGCGGGGGAATTCATACGGTCGTGCGGGCATCGCATCCTTAG
- a CDS encoding trypsin-like peptidase domain-containing protein — translation MIRRLPALALAALAAAGACRGAAPPATDTRSSTLASEAPDAPLPEGLTAEERRDIGVFRKASASVVFITNFARQVDLFSFDAVDAPQGTGSGFVWDKDGHIVTNYHVIEDGTKFSVALGDDEYDATVVGAAADKDLAVLKIEAPAAKLTPLTRGRSADLIVGQRVLAVGNPFGFDHTLTTGVVSGLGRELRSPSGRRIRDVIQTDAAINPGNSGGPLLDSSGRLIGINSAIFSPSGASAGIGFAVPVDTVSRLVPQLIRYHRIQQPGIVGATFLPDYYAKRSDIDGVVIREVEDGSSADQAGLSGLTMTRSRRIRLGDVIVGVEGKQVHSQEDLYDAFETAGLGATVKLSVVTGRGTDQRVVRVKLGDLK, via the coding sequence GTGATCCGTCGCCTCCCGGCACTGGCGCTGGCCGCGCTCGCCGCGGCCGGCGCTTGCCGAGGGGCGGCTCCGCCGGCGACGGACACCCGGTCGTCCACGCTCGCCAGCGAAGCTCCCGATGCCCCTCTTCCCGAAGGACTGACCGCCGAGGAACGGCGGGACATCGGCGTCTTCCGCAAGGCGTCGGCCTCCGTCGTCTTCATCACGAACTTCGCACGCCAGGTCGATCTCTTCTCCTTCGACGCCGTCGACGCGCCGCAGGGGACCGGCAGCGGGTTCGTCTGGGACAAGGACGGCCACATCGTCACGAACTACCATGTCATCGAGGACGGGACGAAGTTCTCCGTCGCCTTGGGCGACGACGAGTACGACGCGACGGTCGTCGGCGCGGCCGCCGACAAGGACCTCGCGGTGCTCAAGATCGAGGCGCCCGCCGCGAAGCTGACCCCGCTCACGCGCGGACGCTCCGCCGACCTCATCGTGGGCCAGCGCGTCCTCGCGGTCGGAAACCCGTTCGGGTTCGACCACACGCTGACGACCGGCGTGGTGTCAGGCCTCGGCCGCGAGCTGCGCTCCCCGTCGGGGCGCAGGATCCGCGACGTCATCCAGACCGACGCAGCGATCAACCCCGGCAATTCCGGCGGGCCGCTCCTCGACTCATCGGGCCGCCTCATCGGGATCAACTCGGCGATCTTCTCGCCGAGCGGCGCTTCGGCCGGCATCGGGTTCGCCGTGCCGGTCGACACCGTGTCGCGCCTCGTGCCGCAGCTCATCCGCTATCACCGGATCCAGCAGCCGGGGATCGTCGGCGCCACGTTCCTTCCCGACTATTACGCGAAGCGCTCCGACATCGACGGGGTCGTCATCCGCGAGGTGGAGGACGGGTCGTCCGCCGATCAAGCGGGGCTGAGCGGTCTCACCATGACGCGCTCACGGCGGATCCGCCTCGGCGACGTCATCGTCGGCGTCGAGGGCAAGCAGGTCCACAGCCAGGAAGATCTCTACGACGCCTTCGAGACCGCGGGCCTCGGCGCGACCGTCAAGCTCTCGGTCGTCACCGGCCGCGGCACCGATCAGCGCGTCGTCCGCGTCAAGCTCGGCGATCTGAAGTGA
- a CDS encoding pitrilysin family protein, whose product MIRPTFPYPIVETKLDNGLPVVAIPLDTPGLIAHYVAVRTGSRNEIEPGLTGFAHFFEHMMFRGTPRFSPERYNDVLKRLGADGNAFTTDDWTCYHVTAASEALETIMDLEADRFMHLRYDVEAFQKEAGAVLGEYNKNYSIPFNALFEKLADTAYTTHTYKHTTMGFLRDIETMPQQYDYSLKFFDRWYRPDNAVLVVAGDCDPERVFELARRHYGPWRAGAASLRTPAEPPQDAERTAHLPWAAPTLPLLAMAFHAPAFDPGAVEVRALDVLAQACFAPTSPLYRELVLERQWVDWLAAGAEDHRDPTLFLVLARVKEAAHISGVRAAIERTLASAADAALPEERLAAVRSRLRYGFLSGLMTPDQVANTVCHFFQLSGTTGAIDRSFATLDDVAAADLVRAAGTTFRAENRTVVTLIHS is encoded by the coding sequence TTGATCCGCCCCACGTTTCCCTATCCCATCGTCGAGACGAAGCTCGACAACGGGCTGCCGGTCGTCGCGATCCCCCTCGACACGCCCGGCCTCATCGCGCACTACGTCGCGGTGCGCACCGGCTCGCGCAACGAGATCGAGCCGGGGCTCACGGGCTTCGCACACTTCTTCGAGCACATGATGTTCCGGGGAACGCCGCGCTTCTCGCCGGAGAGGTACAACGACGTTCTCAAGAGGCTCGGCGCCGACGGCAACGCGTTCACGACCGACGACTGGACGTGCTACCACGTCACGGCGGCGTCGGAGGCGCTCGAGACGATCATGGACCTCGAGGCCGACCGCTTCATGCACCTGCGCTACGACGTCGAAGCGTTCCAGAAGGAAGCCGGCGCGGTCCTCGGCGAGTACAACAAGAACTACTCGATCCCGTTCAACGCGCTCTTCGAGAAGCTCGCGGACACGGCGTACACGACCCACACCTACAAGCACACGACGATGGGGTTCTTGCGCGACATCGAGACGATGCCGCAGCAGTACGACTACAGCCTGAAGTTCTTCGACCGGTGGTACCGGCCCGACAACGCCGTTCTCGTCGTCGCCGGTGATTGCGATCCGGAGCGGGTGTTCGAGCTCGCCCGCCGCCATTACGGTCCCTGGCGCGCGGGCGCGGCGTCGCTCCGGACCCCCGCGGAGCCGCCTCAGGATGCGGAGCGCACGGCGCACCTCCCGTGGGCCGCGCCCACCCTCCCGCTCCTGGCGATGGCGTTCCACGCGCCGGCGTTCGATCCTGGTGCGGTCGAGGTGCGGGCGCTCGACGTCCTGGCGCAGGCGTGCTTCGCGCCGACGAGCCCGCTCTATCGCGAGCTGGTGCTGGAGCGGCAGTGGGTCGATTGGCTCGCCGCGGGCGCCGAGGACCACCGCGATCCGACCCTCTTCCTCGTCCTCGCCCGGGTGAAAGAGGCCGCCCACATCTCCGGGGTGCGCGCGGCGATCGAGCGGACGCTCGCGTCGGCGGCAGACGCGGCGCTCCCCGAGGAGCGGCTCGCCGCGGTGCGCTCGCGCCTGCGTTACGGGTTCCTGTCGGGCCTGATGACTCCCGACCAGGTTGCGAACACCGTCTGCCACTTCTTCCAGCTCTCGGGCACGACCGGGGCGATCGATCGCTCGTTCGCGACGCTCGACGACGTTGCGGCGGCCGATCTCGTGCGCGCCGCCGGAACGACGTTCCGTGCCGAGAATCGGACGGTCGTCACCTTGATCCACTCGTGA